One window of Pleurodeles waltl isolate 20211129_DDA chromosome 3_1, aPleWal1.hap1.20221129, whole genome shotgun sequence genomic DNA carries:
- the LOC138285718 gene encoding interferon-inducible GTPase 5-like, translated as MENVYQTSKKEALEMEHDISVDDSEEYDVISEEELEQFKTAIQEGDLPGAAEKLMESLDTLDSAKLDIAITGESGSGKSTFVNAIRGIDDEDEDSAQTGVVETTMVPTPYLHPLHPNVTVWDLPGIGTETFQSAEYLKQVCFERYDFFIIIATERFKSNHAKLAREINNMGKKFYFVRSKVDADLDASKKRRKSSYQEEKILQQIRENCIECLKREGVESPRVYLLSCFELDKFEFELLQETLGKELPSHKRHAFLLALPNISIKVLEKKKELMKKQIWKIASVSCAVAAVPLPGLSIACDLIILKKYLSNYCKSFGLDDESLEKLARKVDIPLADLKSVIKSPLAKKITDDLIIKLLTCSATLGLAVATEEVIRFIPFLGSVGAGSISYVTTYYMLNNFLNDLAEDAQRVLKKSMFGTAV; from the coding sequence ATGGAGAATGTATATCAAACTTCTAAGAAGGAAGCACTTGAGATGGAACATGACATTTCAGTTGATGATTCAGAGGAGTATGATGTGATTTCTGAAGAGGAACTTGAACAGTTTAAGACAGCCATCCAGGAAGGTGACCTTCCTGGAGCAGCTGAAAAACTCATGGAGTCTCTGGATACATTAGATAGTGCCAAGTTGGACATTGCCATCACTGGAGAGtctggctctggtaagtcaacatttgtcAATGCAATCAGGGGCATAGATGACGAAGATGAAGATTCAGCCCAGACTGGAGTGGTGGAGACCACAATGGTTCCAACACCATACCTGCATCCTCTGCACCCAAACGTGACTGTGTGGGATCTTCCAGGAATTGGAACTGAAACTTTCCAGTCAGCTGAATACTTGAAGCAAGTCTGCTTTGAGCGATATGATTTCTTCATAATCATCGCAACTGAACGTTTTAAATCTAACCATGCCAAGCTAGCCCGTGAAATTAATAACATGGGGAAAAAGTTCTATTTTGTGCGTTCAAAGGTCGATGCAGATTTGGATGCATCTAAGAAACGTAGAAAATCAAGCTACCAAGAAGAGAagattttgcagcagatcagggagAACTGCATAGAATGCCTGAAGAGAGAAGGAGTGGAGTCACCCCGTGTCTATCTCCTGTCGTGCTTTGAGCTGGATAAATTTGAGTTTGAGCTGCTGCAGGAAACTTTGGGTAAAGAACTTCCCAGCCACAAAAGGCATGCTTTTCTTCTTGCTCTTCCGAACATCTCAATTAAAGTTTTGGAGAAGAAAAAAGAATTGATGAAAAAACAAATATGGAAGATAGCCAGTGTATCTTGTGCTGTGGCAGCTGTTCCTCTTCCAGGACTCTCTATTGCATGTGACCTTATCATTTTGAAGAAATACTTGTCAAACTACTGCAAGAGCTTTGGTTTAGATGATGAGTCCCTGGAAAAACTTGCCAGGAAGGTCGATATACCTCTGGCAGATCTAAAGTCGGTCATCAAGTCCCCACTCGCCAAAAAAATAACAGATGATTTAATAATAAAGTTATTGACCTGCTCGGCTACGCTTGGACTGGCCGTGGCAACTGAAGAAGTGATAAGGTTCATTCCTTTCCTAGGTTCTGTGGGAGCAGGAAGCATTTCCTATGTAACAACTTATTACATGTTAAATAATTTCTTAAATGATCTGGCAGAAGATGCCCAAAGAGTGCTGAAAAAGTCTATGTTCGGGACAGCGGTTTAA